Below is a window of Vibrio gazogenes DNA.
GGCGCGGGTTCGCAAGTTGCGAGTAATCTACCAGTGCTTGAATCTCGACCAAGAGTGGTCGCGTGCCTTCCCAGACAACCATGACTGAACTACCGGATGTTTCTTCTTCACCTCTGGATAAGAATATAGCAGAGGGATTAGTGACTTCTCTCATCCCCTGTCCGGTCATCGCAAAAACACCCAGCTCGTTCACCGCCCCGAAGCGGTTTTTGTGGCTTCTGAGCGTTCTGAAGCGACTGTCGGTTCCGCCATCCAATAACACTGAGCAGTCAATAATATGTTCAAGCACTTTCGGCCCAGCTAACGTACCATCTTTTGTCACGTGGCCGACAATAAACAGTGCAACATGATTTTGTTTCGCATAACGAGTCAATGCCGTAGCAGATTCCCGGACTTGAGACACACTGCCCGGCGATGACTGAACATCAGCAATATGCATGACTTGAATCGAGTCAATCACCATAACCTTCGGCTGCTCTTGTTCTGCAATCTGGCAAATTCGATCAACACTGGTTTCAGATAACATGCGGAGCCGATCTTTCGGCAATCCCAAACGAGAAGCGCGCATTGCAACCTGCTGGAGCGACTCCTCACCGGTGACATATAGCGTCGGAACCCCGCTGGCGAGATAACACATGACCTGTAACAATAACGTTGATTTCCCAGCCCCTGGATTGCCACCGATCAAAATGGCAGCACCGGGGACGACACCACCACCCAAAACACGGTCTAACTCTTTGAACCCACTGGTAAAACGAGGCAGTTCCTGTAGATCAATATCAGCCAGTGTTTGAACCTTCGTTTCAGTCACGCCACCGGCATAACCACTCAATCGCTCGTTCCGAGAAACCTGAGGAGAGGCTGCCAGCCGGACTTCCGTAATGGTATTCCATGCACCACATGCATTACATTGCCCTTGCCAGCGAGGAAAATCCGCACCACAATCATTACAAACGTATGCTCTTTTTGTCTTCGCCATATCCCCTCAACTCGATTATGGAATGTGATTCAGTATACAATTTAATTCGAGTAGACCCGAAAATAATAAATAACTCATTAAATTATTGACAAAAAAAGCCGATAATTATTTCAGAGCGTGGACATCATAAATAATTATGCAAAAAACAGAAATTAGATCTATCGCGGAAAAATTAATTCCAGCTTATAAGTCAGAGGATTTTGAAAAAATTCTGTCACAGATAACGGAAGGTGAACAGCCCTCGACTAAATTACTTGTAAAAATGGAACTAAATCGAGTCATGGGTCCTTGCACCAAGATCGTCGATCTCCGTGGACGTGTTCAGGGTGAATGTCGAGAATATCTCCTGAATGGTCTGCGTCACTGGCTCGATGATGTCGCTTTTAATGACTATTACAAATATATCAAAAAATTTGGTGGTTATACCGAAGGTGTATGGGAAGCGCTTTATAATACCCGCAACAATTTTCGGGTGATGAAAGAGAGAAATACCGACAACCAGCCCAGTCTTACCGATTCAGATAGCCCTTTTGAAGTAGAAACGATTCAATTAGGCTACGATCTGAAGCGCAAAGAAAACCGGATGAAGTTTGCTTCACAGGTTGATGTGACATTATCCAATGGACAACGGCTTGTTGCCGTCACACTCGATTTTTCCCCTTCTGGCGCAAAAATCAAAGTGCCTGCGGCATTTGATTATAAATTGGGAGAAAGCATCCAGCTTCATTTCTCGGAACTTGAGCTGAAACACCCGCACCTTGAAGCCCTCCAATCTCCAATCGAGTACCGTATACTCGGTATCGATGAATCTCTTGAAAATGATGCAGTAAAATTTCTTCGACTGATCAAACTGACCGAGACACAGGTGATCGAACAAGTCATTCAGGAGCACCTGTTCAATGAAACGCAGAAAGTGCGCCACGATAATCAAGACAAAATCATGCGGGCCAGAACCCGTGCCTACGAACATACATTTCTGAAGCATGCTTGTCAGCTTCCGGTGTTTTTTGAGGGCGATGAGCTCAAAGTTGTTCTTTTGACCGAAAGCAACCACAATATCTGGCAGTATTGGCATGATGAAAGAAATCAGCAGTCGTTGGGCAATCTGTTTAACCAGCAACGGATGTCACTTCTTGCGAAACAAGGTGTGAGTGAAAGTAGTAATACCCTCTATACTTTTAAACACGACTATCAAGGAAAATGTTTGTTTTTTTCCATGATGAAGTCAGAAGCGACGCCCGAATTGCGCAAATTATTTTGGCACATCGGTGCCAAAAAGGAATCGTGGCGAGCTTTTCGAATCTCAATGTTTGAACTCAGCGCTCAGGAACGGAAAAGTCTTGCCACAGAATCACCGGAGCTGACTAAGCATCTTTCCTCACTGACTCACTGTGGGATATTGCAAGAGGTCAGTAATCCAGAAACCGCTGCAGATTACCTGCTGGTCGATAAACCGAAAATGCCTAGCAGTGAATTAAATATTTTCCGTCATCCGAGAAAAGTGAGTGGTTATCCTGTTTCAATCTTCTTTGATGCCCGCTCTCAACGCAGAGAGCCCCGCTATCGGCTGAGTTCACAGGTCTCTATCGAAACCGCTCAAGGCGATGTTATCAACGGCAAAACCATTGATCTGTCCAAACGGGGAGTTTATATCACCCTTGAAACCCCCGTTGTCTTGAAGGTCGGGGATCTGATCAAGGTCGATTTTATTGAACTCAAACTCTATAACAAGAAATTACTGCTGGATCAGGTCCCCTATCAAGTCGCCCGAATCACGCCAAATGGTCAGCGTATTCAGCTTGCCATTCAGGAAGATAGTCAAACGATAAAAATAATCCGTTTTTTCAATCGGTTAATTGAAAGCAACCGAGATAAATTAATCGAAAATGACGAAATACGACCCACCTTAGCACTACTCGAGGGACTGCATCATATTCTCTTGGATAAGATTGTCTGCTCACCGATCTTTGTCGAACGACAAGGCGCCTATCTCAAAACCACAGCAATTGGAGTCAGTCGCTCACTCGAGCCCTATCAGGTGTTGCTGGCAAAACTCGGACATGGAGAAGGCTATATATCCCTGGATCCGATTTTCAAAGGACATAGTAATACTCTGATCGCGCAACCGATGAAACATGTTGATGGCGCACAACCTCACCATTTTGATATCTATTTTTCCGTCAGGAAATTCGGTAGTCGGGTCCAGTCGCTTGAAACACGCTTGTTATCTGATTTTACAACCACCCAAGAACGAATATCCTTCATTCAAGAATCGTTAGCGATGGGGGATATTTATATCCTCAGATATTGTGCAATCGCAGTATTCCACCCAGTGGCAAAATTATTACGTTCCGATCTGGATGAGTTGTCACTAATTAATATGCATTATGCCAAAGCCATCGAAAAATCGATTGCTTCTATTGTCGGTTATGGTGAGTTTTTTGATATTACCGAAGAGGTACTACTCCGTCTGGAAATCAACTAATTCACATGGGAAGGAGCGCAAGATACGAGTACCATCTGTTTCTTGCGCTCACAACGACTGTGACTCAATTGATTAAGACTGTAATACCAAACTTGCTGATAAAATACAGAGAATGCCACCTAGCTGCGCATAGCGAATCGCAGACTGAGCCTGAGCTTCGACTTTCGGTTTTGCATGGAACGCGATTCCTAATCCGGCAGCATCCATCATCACCAAGTCATTCGCACCATCACCAACCGCAACTGTATTGGCCGATTGAAGATTGTACTGCGTCGTCAGGCTTCGTAAAATATCGGCTTTGGTCTGTGCAGAAACAACCTCACCTAACACTTTACCCGTCAGTTGACCATCGACAATTTCCAGTACATTAGACTGAGCGAAGTCCAGCGCGAGCATCTCTTGCAGATAATCAGAGAAATAAGTAAACCCACCGGACGCAATCGCAGTTCGCCAGCCGAAGTCTTTTAATGCTGAGATCAACTCACGCAATTCCGGCATCAAAGGCAGCACCGCCCGAACCTGTGCGAGAATATTTGCATCCGCACCGGTCAACTGAGCAACACGCTGACGGAGACTCTGCTCGAAATCGAGCTCACCCTGCATCGCTCGCTCCGTGACGGCTGATACTTCCGCACCAACTCCCGCCAGTTTGGCAATTTCATCAATACATTCAATCTGAATGGCTGTCGAGTCCATGTCCATGAGTAACAAGCCCGGTTGGCTTAAATCGGGCAGCGCTTCAAGACAAGCATAATCAACCTGCAACTGTTGAAGGCTCTTTTCATGAGATGCGGTTAAATCTCCTGCCATTAAAGCGACATCATAGTGGCCTACGCGCCAAATCCGATTGATTGGATTGAACATGCCGGTTAATTCATCAAGCTGTGTAAAAAAATCAGGAGACAGGGAGGCACTGTATAAAATCCAGTTCGCCTGAACATGTTGTATCCGTTGCTGTAACTGTTCTGCGAGTGCCGTCTTTTGTGTAATTAACAATGTCTTTTGCGAGTTCATGAAATTTACCTGTAATGAAAGTAACCCGACGTTAACCTATTGCAATTTAAAAACGCAAGTATCAATATGACTTCTGATAAAAATTCTTGTGGTTAAGGTACGATGAGTGGTTCCCTGTTTTCGTTACGCGTATTTCTACGTATCATTGCTGTCCTCAGTGTTGTTATGATGTTTGTCTTTACGGCAGAAAACAGCGTGATGATTAGTAAGGGCAATGAAAAAATTCAGACGAATCAACTGGAGACGCTGACCAAACTGCTGATCTCACAAGCCTCACTCACGGCCAGTAGCTTTTTAGCGGAGCAGGATGAAGAAAAACTGAAATCGCTGACCAATCAACTGGCACGTGATCGATTAGTGTTTGATGCCACGATCTATGATGCAGAAGGCGTACAAATTGCCGCAAGCGACTCAGCGCTCAGCGTCAGGGATGTCTTAGGTCTGGATACTCCGTTGAAAACGGCAAGCATTGGTAGGCAACAGTTGGTTGAACCGGTGTTACACGACAACAACGTGATCGGTTTCATTCGCATTACTTTTGAAACGGGGAAAGTGACGGCTATATCTGATCACCATTACCGGAAAAGTGATCGTTATATGTATTTAATGATCTTGGCAAGCTTTACCAGCGGTATTCTGCTGACCTTATTACTCCGTCGTCAAAAAAGACGTGTCCGTCAAGGTGAGAATTTACTGTTAAAAAATGCAGGATGACGACAGTCACCCTGCACGTTCAATCACTCAACAAAGTCGAGTCTTACTGCGCGTCACCAATCAATACGGATTCAAGTGCAATCTCAATCATGTCGTTGAATGTCGTTTGACGTTCCTGAGCGGTGGTCTGTTCACCAGTCTTGATATGATCGGATACGGTACAAATCGTGAGTGCTTTCGCACCATATTCGGCAGCAACACCATAAATACCGGCAGCTTCCATCTCTACACCGATAATGCCGTATTTATCCATCACATCAAACATGTCTGGATCCGGTGTATAAAATAGCTCGGCTGAAAACAGGTTACCGACTTTCACATCAACACCGCGAGCTTTGGCGGCTTCTTCAGCCGCTTTCACCATCTGATAATCAGCAATGGCTGAAAAGTCATGATTTTTGAAGCGGATACGATTGACTTTAGAATCGGTACAAGCCCCCATTCCGATGACCACATCACGAATATGAACATCTGAACGAACCGCTCCACAACTGCCAACCCGAATCACTTTCTTGACTCCAAAATCTTTAATCAGCTCTGTGACATAAATAGAACAAGATGGAATCCCCATACCATGCCCCATCACAGAGATCTTCCGCCCTTTATATGTTCCGGTATAACCGAACATATTTCTCACGTCGCAAACTTGTACGACATCATCTAAAAAAGTTTCAGCAATATATTTTGCTCTCAGTGGATCTCCCGGCATCAAGACGACATCGGCAAAATCTCCCATTTCAGCATTAATATGTGGCGTAGCCATTTTTTCTCCTTAACTAACTATCAGATCACGCTGATTAATATGAATCAGAACTTTGAGAAACTTCTGTGCCTTCCAATGTTGCCAATAGCGCATTTAACAAACTGGATGCACCAAAACGGTAGTGGCGACTGTCAGCCCACGATTCACCCATGATTTCATCAGCCATCGACAGGTAAAGTGCAGCTTCTTGTGCGGTTCTTACGCCACCGGCTGGTTTAAAACCAACTTTACCCGCAACACCCAGATCACGAATAACTTCCAACATCATCTTGGCATAAGCAGGCGTTGCATTTTCTGCTACTTTCCCGGTTGACGTTTTAATAAAGTCGGCACCCGCACGAATCGCAATCTCAGAAGCTTGTTTAATCAGTGCTTCTGTTTTTAATTCACCCGTTTCAATAATCACTTTTAGCAGTACATCACTACCACAAGCCGTTTTACATTGTTTGACTAAATCGAAACCAATCTGCTCATTCCCGTTCATTAAAGCACGGTAAGGAAAAACAACATCGACCTCATCCGCACCATAAGCAACCGCAGCCCGAGTTTCTGCAAGCGCAGACTCAATATCATCTCGCCCGTGAGGGAAATTAGTGACCGTTGCAATCTTGATATCCGGCGTACCTTGCTCCCGGAGCGTTTTTTTAGCGATAGGGATAAAGCGAGGATAAATACAAATCGCAGCGGTTGTTCCAAAAGGCGTCTTCGCACTTTGACACAACGAAATCACTTTTTCTTCAGTATCATCGTCATTCAACGTAGTTAAATCCATTAAGGTTAACGCCCGTTGAGCCGCTGACTGTAATTCGTTCATACATAACTCCATTTTAATAAACCATCTCAAATCGACATCCGACTATTTTATCTTATCAACAAGTCAGGGATATAGGAGAATAACCGCTCTACCGATCACGCAATCGGTTTGTATCTCATTATGTTATTGGCGATTAGAATCATCACAAATAAAAAAGGCCTCAAGGTATCCCCCTGAGGCACATATCATCATGACTGTTCACCCTACTCTCACTAGAAAGAGAGGAAGAATCCGGCAATCGTTGCAGCCATTAGATTAGATAATGTCCCGGCAACGACAGCTCGCACACCCATCCGGGCAATATCATGTCTCCGGTTCGGTGCAATTCCCCCCAAACCGCCTAACAAAATGGCAATTGAAGATAAATTCGCAAAACCACACAGGGCGAAGGAGATAATTGCAGTTGTTTTCTCTGACATCACTTGCCCTGTCGCAGCAACAACCTGAGCATGATCACCCATGTAAGGCACAAGGTTGGAATAAGCGACAAACTCATTCAACACAATTTTCTGCCCAATAAACGAACCGGCTGTTGTTGCCTCAGCCCAAGGAACACCAATGATATAAGCCAATGGTGAGAACAACCAACCAAGCAGCAAATCCAAAGAAAGTTCAGGCATCCCGAACCAGCCACCGATACCGCCAAGCATACCGTTGACCAAAGCAATCAAACCGATAAATGCCAGTAACATTGCACCAATATTTAACGCCAGTTGCATCCCTGTCGATGCACCGCTTGCTGCGGCATCAATCAAGTTCGATGGCTTATCATTGCCTTCGTCAAAATTCGTTATTTCCTGATTATGGGGCGTTTCGGTTTCTGGTTTCATAATTTTTGCAAAAAGTAAACCACCCGGTGCGGCCATAAAAGATGCTGCAACCAGAAACTCCAAACGAACACCCATCGCAGCATATCCGGCAAGTACACTACCCGCAATCGAAGCTAAACCACCACACATGATGGCAAACAGCTCAGACTGTGTCATTTTCGGAACGTAAGGACGCACCACTAATGGCGCCTCGGTTTGTCCGACGAAGATGTTTGCAGCCGCAGACATGGATTCCGCACGAGATGTTCCCAATGCTTTCTGCAACGCACCACCAATAATTTTAATGGCAATCGGCATAACACCAATGTAGTACAGCACCGCAATCAGAGAGCAAAAGAACACAACAGCCGGGAGCACTTGAAACGCGAAGATGAAGCCTAATCCATCAACCGAAAAATTGACTAAACTGCCGAACAAGAACCCTGTGCCATCTTTACCGTAGTTAATGACGTTCTGCACACCAGCGGTTAACCCCGCCAGAAGATCGCGTCCCCAAGGGTTATAAAGAACAAAACCACCTAATAAAAATTGGATGGCAAAAGCTCCGCCAACCGTTCTAAAATTGATCGCTTTACGATTATCTGAAAGCAGAAAGGCAATTCCAATTAGAACAACCATCCCTACTAAGCTCATAAACAAGCCCATAGTTTATGATTCCTTATATGTGAATTATTCGTTTGAGTGGAGGAAGACGTTTCGGTGGCGGATTATACGATGCCCCAAACCAAAAGCAATTACGGGTCACACATTTATCCACAAAAGAAAAATCATTCACCACAATTATTGATGCTAATCACAAAAACTGCCCAACTAAAAACCATTTAATATCATCAGTTAACAAAAAATCAACATCAAGCAAACAAGGTTATACGCAACAAACACACAATGAGATTATTTGCATACATCCAACGATTGCACCAAAAAATAGAATCAGTCGGCAAAATAACTATATCAGATATACCATTTGAGAATTGTTGTGGCATATCAAATATTACATTATATAGAAATATCAACTAGTTGATGTTGAATTTCTTGTCCTTGAAATTGCACCAAAATGAAACAAAACTAGTTAAATTACAAAAATAAATGATACGACTCTCAAAAAAATCACATCTTTTACTGTAAAACATGCCGATATTAACAAAAAACAAACACAAACAGTTAAATACCACATTAAATGTCAATAAAAATGTGATCTAAGTAGAAAAGACATTCTTTTATTAACACCACCGTCCGACTGCTCGTCTACCTAATCTATGCATTTATAAATGCATTCAGTGAATATGTTGATATTAAAAGTAGACCAAAAATGGGATTTCAATATAAGGATATAGAAACATAGAAGTGAAAAATGAAGGGACTTATTGCTCAAATAAGAAGTCTGTTTTCAGCCAGTCAATCTGCGTCAAGGCCAAAGATCTGATGGCTGTTCTGCCATAAGTGCTCGGCAATATCTGTGACGGCACACTCCTTCAGTTGCGCCAAAGCTTGCAAAACCAGTGGTAAATATTTGGGATGATTTGACTGCCCCTGTAATCCGAACAATGGCATATCCGGGGCATCTGTTTCTAACACCAAAGCCTCTATCGGAAGCTGAGCAACGGCGCGACGCGTCTTGGCAGCCCTTGAATAGGTAATCACACCGCCAATACCAATTTTAAATCCTAATTGAATAAATGCCTGCGCTTGCTGTTCACTGCCTGAAAATGCGTGTAGTACACCACCACGGGTAAATTGATGCTGTTTAATCAACTGTAATAAGCGTGACTGGGTCTTCCGGCTATGGAGAATCACTGGCAATCCGGCATTCTGGGCGATACTCAGTTGAGCAATAAAGATCGCTTCCTGAAGCGCTGACGGAACATCAACAACGGCATCCAATCCACACTCTCCAATTGCCACACAATTTTCATCAGCAACAACCAAGCGTGCTTCCAGAAAGCTCATGCGTTCAGAGCAGCTCATTTCAGCGCAATCGGTATTTAAAAAATAGGGGTGGAAACCAAGGGCATAGAATAATTGCTGCGGTGCGATGGTCGTCAGTTCTTGTACCGCATCCCAGTTACCGATCCCCACCGAAGGAATCAGGAGTCGTGAAACACCGGCATCAGAAGCCTGTTGCCAGTGTAATACGCTCTCAGACTGAAATGGCTCAAAATCAAAATGACAATGTGTATCAAACAATCGGGGTGTATCAAATAATCGAGGCTTAACGATCTTGGTCATGCTCTTGCTTTGCATCGGTCGTTTCACTCCGATAAGGGACACAACTTCGTTTTTGTGCCGGTGTTAAGCCCATACGCAGACACCAACTATCGTAACGCGCCAAACAACGTTTCAACCAACACCACATCAGCCTATCCTCCGAACACAATTATTGTTCTTCTCGTTTAAATACTAACTCGGTTGCTGTGGACTCTCCAGCATCATAGCGATACCCGGCAACATCGAAGTCCAACAATTTCTCTACAGACGAAATTCGATTCTCAATGATATAACGAGCCATCATGCCTCTTGCTTTTTTCGCATAGAAGCTAATCACTTTATATTGACCATTCTTGCAATCTTTAAACACCGGCGTGATCACTTGAGCATCCAGAGATTTAACCTGAACCGATTTAAAATACTCGTTGGAAGCCAGATTGACCAAAATGTCATCACCCTGCGCCTGAATCGCCTCATTGAGCTTTTCTGTAATCACATTCCCCCAAAACTGATAGAGATTGTTACCACGAGGATTGGTCAGTTTAGTCCCCATTTCCAGCCGATAAGGCTGCATTAGGTCAAGGGGCTTCAGTAAACCATAAAGACCAGACAACATCCGCAAATGCAACTGTGCATAATCCAGATCATCGTCAGAAAGGGTTTCAGCTTCAAGGCCAGTATAAACATCCCCTTTGAATGCCAGAATCGCTTGACGAGCGTTTTCAAAAGAGAATGTGTTCTCCCACTCTGCGAATCGGGCGACATTGAGGCCGGCAATCTTATCACTCACTTTCATCAGTGAAGCAATATCAGCCGGGGTGAGCTGACGACAAACATCAATTAAAACTTTTGAATGTTCGAGCAATTCAGGGAACGTATGTTTATCGGTCCTTAAAGGCGACTCATAATCCAGTGTTTTAGCGGGGGAAACGACGATTAACATACTCTATTCCTTTCTCTGCTGATCATTATATTGATGTTATATGTATGACGGTCATAACGAACCGGATTCACGGTGAACACGACATGTTCTATTGTATAGCGTACAAAAAAAGCCATGCGTTGTCTGCATGGCTTTTTCAATCCTTATTATTGGTTTTACCGATAATTAATCTTTCGGGTTTTCCCAAATGCCTTCTTCTAACTGAGATTGCAATTCAGGGTAGTCCTTCACATTAAAGGTCGGTACTTTTCCGGCTTTCAACTGGCGGTTATAGTCTTTTGCCAATTTCACCACGATGCCGGATAGCAACAGAATCGCAATCAGATTCACAATTGCCATCAGTCCCATGGAAACATCCGCCATTGACCAAACAGTCGGCAATGTTGCTAAAGAACCAAACATAACCATCGCCAGGAAAACCACCCGGAAAATTGCTAAACCTCTTTTATTATTGTGTTCCAGAAACACCAAGTTAGTCTCAGCATAGGAGTAGTTGGCAATAATGGATGTGAAAGCAAAAAAGAAAATGGCAAAGGCAACAAAAATACTGCCCCATCCACCGACCTGAGAATCCAGCGCACGTTGCGTTAATTCAATCCCGGTGATTTCACCATGTGGTACGTACTCGCCTGACATCAAGATAATCGCAACCGTGGCAGAGCAGATCACGATGGTATCAATAAACACCCCCAGCATCTGAACATAGCCCTGAGATGCAGGATGCGGTGGATACGGTGTAGCCGTTGCAGCAGCATTCGGTGCAGATCCCATCCCGGCCTCATTTGAAAACAGGCCACGTTTGACACCATTGATCATAGCTTGAGCAATCATATAGCCCAGACCACCGGCAGCAGCTTCCTGAAAGCCAAAAGCACTTTTAAAAATCAGGCCAAAAACTGCCGGAAGCTTCTCAAGATTCGTCAGCAGAATGAAAACCGCAATCGCCAAATAGGCCAGAGCCATCACCGGAACAATTAATTCAGCCGTGCGGGCAATTTTCCGGATACCACCGAAAATCACAAACGCTGCTAAAATCACAATACCGACACCGATATACATGGGTTCATAGCCAAATGCGGTATTCATGGCATTGGTAATCGAGTTGGCTTGCACGGCGTTGAACACCAGACCGAATGCAATCATCAGGAAAATAGAGAACAGGATTCCCATCCAACGCATTCCCAAGCCTTTTTCCATGTAATAAGCAGGACCACCACGATAATTACCATCCCGATCTTTGGTCTTATACAATTGCGCCAATGCACTTTCGGCAAAGGACGTTGCCATCCCGACCATCGCAGTCATCCACATCCAGAAAATGGCGCCCGGCCCACCGACTGTCAGTGCCACGGCAACCCCTGCCATGTTTCCGGTTCCGACTCTGGCAGCAAGACTGGTACATAATGCCTGAAAAGAAGAAATGCCTGCCTTATCTGATTTACGGCTATTTTTCAACACACTGAACATATGGCGGAAATGACGAATTTGAATAAATTCAAGTCGGATAGTAAAGTAAATCCCGACGCCCACCAATAGATAAACAAGGATTGACCCCCAAAGCAGGTCATTTAATAAGTTGATTAAGTCTGTCACAAGAACCTCTTTAAGAGTTCAGAGCATAAGTTTGCTCTACACCATCACTTGATATGTCCCTATCTTATAATAATTAATTTAGCAACAGTCCCTGTTGTCCTCGCATATATATCCGAATAAAACGCAAACACATTCACTCGGCGCGGAAGATAATGCTATCGAACCACCAAAAAATCAATACACAACACTGCTCGCAAACGCTATTTCTATAATCATACCCACAACAAAACAGAACAAATTAAAAACAAAAAAATAACATTTATTTAAAATAATGCTTTACAA
It encodes the following:
- the radA gene encoding DNA repair protein RadA; translation: MAKTKRAYVCNDCGADFPRWQGQCNACGAWNTITEVRLAASPQVSRNERLSGYAGGVTETKVQTLADIDLQELPRFTSGFKELDRVLGGGVVPGAAILIGGNPGAGKSTLLLQVMCYLASGVPTLYVTGEESLQQVAMRASRLGLPKDRLRMLSETSVDRICQIAEQEQPKVMVIDSIQVMHIADVQSSPGSVSQVRESATALTRYAKQNHVALFIVGHVTKDGTLAGPKVLEHIIDCSVLLDGGTDSRFRTLRSHKNRFGAVNELGVFAMTGQGMREVTNPSAIFLSRGEEETSGSSVMVVWEGTRPLLVEIQALVDYSQLANPRRVAVGLEQNRLSLLLAVLHKHGGLMMADQDVFVNVVGGVKVTETSADLALVMALLSSFRDRALPKDVVIFGEVGLAGEIRPVPSGQERLNEAFKHGFKKAIIPYANMPKGGIEGMQIHAVKKLADAIQAFDEL
- a CDS encoding PilZ domain-containing protein — translated: MQKTEIRSIAEKLIPAYKSEDFEKILSQITEGEQPSTKLLVKMELNRVMGPCTKIVDLRGRVQGECREYLLNGLRHWLDDVAFNDYYKYIKKFGGYTEGVWEALYNTRNNFRVMKERNTDNQPSLTDSDSPFEVETIQLGYDLKRKENRMKFASQVDVTLSNGQRLVAVTLDFSPSGAKIKVPAAFDYKLGESIQLHFSELELKHPHLEALQSPIEYRILGIDESLENDAVKFLRLIKLTETQVIEQVIQEHLFNETQKVRHDNQDKIMRARTRAYEHTFLKHACQLPVFFEGDELKVVLLTESNHNIWQYWHDERNQQSLGNLFNQQRMSLLAKQGVSESSNTLYTFKHDYQGKCLFFSMMKSEATPELRKLFWHIGAKKESWRAFRISMFELSAQERKSLATESPELTKHLSSLTHCGILQEVSNPETAADYLLVDKPKMPSSELNIFRHPRKVSGYPVSIFFDARSQRREPRYRLSSQVSIETAQGDVINGKTIDLSKRGVYITLETPVVLKVGDLIKVDFIELKLYNKKLLLDQVPYQVARITPNGQRIQLAIQEDSQTIKIIRFFNRLIESNRDKLIENDEIRPTLALLEGLHHILLDKIVCSPIFVERQGAYLKTTAIGVSRSLEPYQVLLAKLGHGEGYISLDPIFKGHSNTLIAQPMKHVDGAQPHHFDIYFSVRKFGSRVQSLETRLLSDFTTTQERISFIQESLAMGDIYILRYCAIAVFHPVAKLLRSDLDELSLINMHYAKAIEKSIASIVGYGEFFDITEEVLLRLEIN
- the serB gene encoding phosphoserine phosphatase — protein: MNSQKTLLITQKTALAEQLQQRIQHVQANWILYSASLSPDFFTQLDELTGMFNPINRIWRVGHYDVALMAGDLTASHEKSLQQLQVDYACLEALPDLSQPGLLLMDMDSTAIQIECIDEIAKLAGVGAEVSAVTERAMQGELDFEQSLRQRVAQLTGADANILAQVRAVLPLMPELRELISALKDFGWRTAIASGGFTYFSDYLQEMLALDFAQSNVLEIVDGQLTGKVLGEVVSAQTKADILRSLTTQYNLQSANTVAVGDGANDLVMMDAAGLGIAFHAKPKVEAQAQSAIRYAQLGGILCILSASLVLQS
- a CDS encoding YtjB family periplasmic protein; its protein translation is MSGSLFSLRVFLRIIAVLSVVMMFVFTAENSVMISKGNEKIQTNQLETLTKLLISQASLTASSFLAEQDEEKLKSLTNQLARDRLVFDATIYDAEGVQIAASDSALSVRDVLGLDTPLKTASIGRQQLVEPVLHDNNVIGFIRITFETGKVTAISDHHYRKSDRYMYLMILASFTSGILLTLLLRRQKRRVRQGENLLLKNAG
- the deoD gene encoding purine-nucleoside phosphorylase, encoding MATPHINAEMGDFADVVLMPGDPLRAKYIAETFLDDVVQVCDVRNMFGYTGTYKGRKISVMGHGMGIPSCSIYVTELIKDFGVKKVIRVGSCGAVRSDVHIRDVVIGMGACTDSKVNRIRFKNHDFSAIADYQMVKAAEEAAKARGVDVKVGNLFSAELFYTPDPDMFDVMDKYGIIGVEMEAAGIYGVAAEYGAKALTICTVSDHIKTGEQTTAQERQTTFNDMIEIALESVLIGDAQ
- the deoC gene encoding deoxyribose-phosphate aldolase; translation: MNELQSAAQRALTLMDLTTLNDDDTEEKVISLCQSAKTPFGTTAAICIYPRFIPIAKKTLREQGTPDIKIATVTNFPHGRDDIESALAETRAAVAYGADEVDVVFPYRALMNGNEQIGFDLVKQCKTACGSDVLLKVIIETGELKTEALIKQASEIAIRAGADFIKTSTGKVAENATPAYAKMMLEVIRDLGVAGKVGFKPAGGVRTAQEAALYLSMADEIMGESWADSRHYRFGASSLLNALLATLEGTEVSQSSDSY
- a CDS encoding NupC/NupG family nucleoside CNT transporter, yielding MGLFMSLVGMVVLIGIAFLLSDNRKAINFRTVGGAFAIQFLLGGFVLYNPWGRDLLAGLTAGVQNVINYGKDGTGFLFGSLVNFSVDGLGFIFAFQVLPAVVFFCSLIAVLYYIGVMPIAIKIIGGALQKALGTSRAESMSAAANIFVGQTEAPLVVRPYVPKMTQSELFAIMCGGLASIAGSVLAGYAAMGVRLEFLVAASFMAAPGGLLFAKIMKPETETPHNQEITNFDEGNDKPSNLIDAAASGASTGMQLALNIGAMLLAFIGLIALVNGMLGGIGGWFGMPELSLDLLLGWLFSPLAYIIGVPWAEATTAGSFIGQKIVLNEFVAYSNLVPYMGDHAQVVAATGQVMSEKTTAIISFALCGFANLSSIAILLGGLGGIAPNRRHDIARMGVRAVVAGTLSNLMAATIAGFFLSF
- a CDS encoding TatD family hydrolase; its protein translation is MTKIVKPRLFDTPRLFDTHCHFDFEPFQSESVLHWQQASDAGVSRLLIPSVGIGNWDAVQELTTIAPQQLFYALGFHPYFLNTDCAEMSCSERMSFLEARLVVADENCVAIGECGLDAVVDVPSALQEAIFIAQLSIAQNAGLPVILHSRKTQSRLLQLIKQHQFTRGGVLHAFSGSEQQAQAFIQLGFKIGIGGVITYSRAAKTRRAVAQLPIEALVLETDAPDMPLFGLQGQSNHPKYLPLVLQALAQLKECAVTDIAEHLWQNSHQIFGLDAD